The Coffea arabica cultivar ET-39 chromosome 8e, Coffea Arabica ET-39 HiFi, whole genome shotgun sequence genome window below encodes:
- the LOC113703451 gene encoding uncharacterized protein, with protein sequence MEQFRQIGEVVGGLKALMVLKHDIPINQRQCCLLFDMFVLAFETISDEIRQNLRLDERNVKWKALEYPLKELHRVFKEGEQYIRLCLDVRDWWGKAISLHLNRDCVEFHIHNLLSCFPVVVEAVEAVAEFSGADLEDMQKRRVALMRKYEADCSDPKFFQWMHGKQYLVPREICSRLQSAGKEDRWFLLEAIREKKSAVPSTLAKHEHRLGDLLLKKLSGSEPPKLKLLPTSVLVGAHDFYVKRRLGLGEGHMKEIQWLGESFALRTFFGEIEPLQEEISLVLSLSHPNILQHLCAFYDEERKEGFLVMELMHKNLKNYIKENCGQRKRIPFSVPVAVDIMLQIARGLEYLHSRKIYHGELNPSNILLRARHSSTESYFQAKLTGFGLVSIKSFVRSQHSSVDPVIWYAPEVLAEQEQPGKKGNAKYSEKADVYSFGMLFFELLTGKVPFEDSHLQGDKMVRNIRAGERPLFPYPAPKYLANLTRKCWHPNPLIRPSFSSICRILRYIKKDLIINPEHGQPESPPPLVDYCDIEAAYSKKFPGEEIPDLSPVTDIPFQLYAYRLVQKEKSCGSSKDKNCDLGNEELPQRPASIYGDEHVAAIDDLFLVPSDRRSVCSEIIESKNIRAAYDERSVISEIPHKLFFSDQRSIGSESPGRKSLLAAPTEQRPNVADTPQRKVSVAVAVDQISSLSRTPERKVPPTATINHKTKHSENLGKDMGSIADQTTADSKSQDGNSKSKTAAKLHEQSNGRSNVPEKEIKSKTAADPVPVTSGALSRKVSSRKIAHQRKLSEIPEKSVSASLLNPKSNSSNKKSEPTRPAAKPSPPKNSDKKHSMNKKMKDVNSEKNPGNSKDNLPRSSSARISQTIASSSSAAAAASPTRGTRFSSTFALKGYMSPQASPLHPCARCCRTSREAILSSPAMSPCRARLTHVSETEIA encoded by the exons ATGGAACAGTTCCGCCAGATTGGGGAGGTTGTGGGAGGTTTGAAAGCTCTAATGGTTTTGAAACATGATATTCCAATCAACCAGAGACAATGCTGTTTGCTTTTCGATATGTTTGTGTTGGCTTTTGAAACTATTTCGGATGAAATCAGGCAAAACTTAAGGCTAGATGAGAGGAATGTCAAGTGGAAAGCTCTCGAGTATCCTCTGAAAGAGCTTCATAGGGTATTCAAGGAAGGTGAACAGTACATAAGATTGTGCCTGGATGTCAGGGATTGGTGGGGGAAGGCAATCAGTCTCCATCTCAACAGGGACTGTGTTGAGTTTCACATTCACAACTTGCTTAGCTGCTTTCCCGTTGTCGTTGAGGCTGTTGAAGCTGTTGCAGAATTCTCGGGCGCAGACCTGGAAGATATGCAAAAAAGGAGAGTTGCACTAATGAGAAAATATGAAGCAGATTGCAGTGATCCAAAATTCTTCCAGTGGATGCATGGTAAGCAGTATTTGGTGCCTCGAGAGATATGCAGCCGCTTACAATCTGCTGGGAAAGAAGATAGATGGTTTCTCCTCGAAGCaataagagaaaagaaaagtgcAGTTCCATCTACGTTGGCAAAGCATGAACACAGGCTTGGAGACCTGTTGCTGAAAAAATTAAGTGGATCGGAGCCACCAAAACTGAAGCTCCTGCCAACTTCTGTTCTAGTGGGAGCACATGACTTCTACGTGAAGCGGAGGTTAGGATTGGGTGAGGGACACATGAAAGAAATCCAGTGGCTGGGGGAAAGTTTTGCTTTGAGGACCTTCTTTGGAGAGATAGAACCATTACAAGAAGAGATTTCTCTAGTTCTTTCACTCTCCCATCCCAACATTTTGCAGCACCTTTGCGCTTTCTATGACGAGGAGAGGAAAGAGGGCTTTTTAGTGATGGAGCTTATGCACAAGAATCttaaaaattacataaaagAGAATTGTGGGCAAAGAAAGCGAATTCCTTTCTCTGTTCCAGTTGCGGTTGATATCATGCTTCAGATTGCTAGAGGACTGGAGTATTTGCACTCAAGAAAGATTTATCATGGGGAACTGAACCCATCTAACATCCTTCTAAGAGCTAGACATTCATCCACTGAGAGTTACTTTCAAGCAAAACTCACTGGATTTGGATTGGTCTCTATCAAGAGTTTTGTTCGATCTCAACATTCGAGTGTTGACCCTGTTATATGGTATGCCCCAGAAGTTCTCGCTGAACAAGAGCAGCCAGGAAAAAAGGGCAACGCCAAGTATTCTGAAAAAGCTGATGTCTACAGTTTTGGGATGCtcttttttgaacttttgacAGGGAAAGTTCCATTTGAAGACAGCCACCTCCAAGGGGACAAGATGGTTCGAAATATTAGAGCAGGAGAGAGGCCACTTTTCCCATATCCAGCGCCCAAATACCTGGCAAACTTAACCAGAAAATGTTGGCATCCAAATCCACTTATCCGTCCGAGCTTTTCTTCCATATGTAGGATTTTACGCTACATTAAAAAGGACCTCATAATTAATCCTGAACATGGTCAACCTGAATCACCACCTCCACTTGTGGACTACTGTGACATAGAAGCAGCGTACTCAAAGAAATTTCCGGGGGAGGAGATCCCTGATTTGAGCCCGGTAACCGATATTCCCTTCCAGTTGTATGCTTATAGACTTGTTCAGAAAGAAAAGAGTTGCGGAAGCTCTAAAGACAAGAACTGCGATTTGGGAAACGAAGAACTACCTCAAAGGCCAGCATCAATATATGGTGATGAGCATGTGGCCGCAATAGATGATCTATTTTTGGTACCAAGTGATCGAAGGTCAGTTTGTTCAGAAATAATTGAAAGCAAGAACATTCGGGCGGCATATGATGAAAGGTCGGTTATCTCTGAGATTCCACACAAACTATTCTTCTCTGATCAGAGATCAATTGGTTCTGAAAGTCCGGGGAGGAAATCTCTATTAGCAGCTCCAACTGAGCAAAGGCCAAATGTTGCTGATACTCCACAAAGGAAAGTCTCAGTGGCAGTAGCAGTCGATCAAATCTCCTCTCTTTCTCGAACTCCAGAAAGAAAAGTTCCTCCAACAGCAACAATCAATCACAAGACAAAGCATTCTGAGAACCTGGGGAAGGATATGGGGTCAATAGCAGATCAGACGACCGCTGATTCTAAGTCTCAAGATGGAAATTCCAAGTCAAAAACTGCAGCTAAGCTGCATGAACAAAGTAATGGACGTTCCAATGTACcagaaaaagaaatcaaatcgAAAACAGCTGCTGACCCTGTTCCAGTTACTTCTGGAGCTTTATCAAGGAAAGTTTCGTCAAGGAAAATAGCTCATCAAAGAAAACTTTCTGAGATTCCAGAAAAGTCTGTCTCAGCTTCCTTATTAAATCCGAAGTCAAATTCTTCCAATAAGAAAAGTGAGCCAACCAGACCTGCCGCCAAGCCCTCTCCTCCCAAGAACTCGGACAAGAAGCATTCCATgaacaagaaaatgaaagatgtaAACTCAGAAAAAAATCCAG GAAATTCAAAAGATAACTTACCAAGGTCTTCGTCTGCAAGAATATCACAAACGAttgcatcatcatcatcagcagcagcagcagcatcaCCAACAAGAGGAACAAGGTTTTCATCAACATTTGCGTTGAAAGGGTATATGTCACCACAAGCATCACCACTGCATCCATGTGCTCGTTGCTGCCGGACAAGCAGAGAGGCCATCTTGTCTTCACCAGCAATGAGCCCATGCAGAGCTAGACTAACGCATGTATCGGAGACGGAGATTGCATAA